A stretch of Cytophagales bacterium DNA encodes these proteins:
- a CDS encoding tetratricopeptide repeat protein, with amino-acid sequence MKILLSEGLYHNDYTAGIYNNLGSLYRQNGEFEEVLNHFRESLNISLELYGSEHPILANTFNNIGFALLNQDKWADGKDYLEKALHLTVKFYGGTNRLTANI; translated from the coding sequence TTGAAAATTTTACTCTCTGAAGGTTTATATCATAATGACTATACAGCAGGAATTTACAATAATCTAGGCAGCTTATATAGACAAAATGGCGAATTCGAAGAAGTATTAAATCACTTCAGAGAGTCACTAAATATAAGTTTAGAATTATATGGTTCTGAACACCCAATTCTAGCAAACACATTTAATAACATAGGGTTTGCTTTATTGAACCAAGATAAATGGGCTGATGGCAAGGATTATTTGGAAAAAGCTCTGCATTTAACAGTGAAATTCTATGGCGGCACAAATCGGTTAACTGCTAACATTTAA
- a CDS encoding TonB-dependent receptor, whose protein sequence is MKLLENIRRGCFIFFLSFLFTPIQAQVIKVFNATTKIPVNDVYVVNEERTIAAFSKRNGTIDLSEFPAESKLVVQHPNYQKVQITLEDLISTTSLPLQEKVLEFDEMVVSANKWEQDERKVPNDIIAISAETSQFQNPQTAADLLSNSGQVFVQKSQLGGGSPKLRGFSANAVLLVVDGVRLNNAIFRSGNLQNVINIDPNILDRTEVVFGPGSVMYGSDALGGVMDFHTKSPNWAADEETHISANAMLRYGTAANERTGHFDITLAQDDIVYFGSFSRTLFGDLRAGSNRSNGYDGFFERTHYVRRIEGEDRLIENDNPDIQRFSGYHLTSLLQKVKWRTSDNTQLTYGFYYSTTTDIPRYDRLTIPLTVGTDSLEYAEWYYGPQTWQMHNISFSDFQETNWYDQMRITLSYQRYDESRHDRRFGDDRLRNRKEEVDVITFNQDFDKSLKNGTLFYGVDAFWNGVDSRAQRQNLVTGEITPTSTRYPSEGSVYWSGAIYGNYQWDLSPNWVLSTGARYNLVRLTGRTSNEDLAVLLAENDGSGINNNSATADMFEQADVTNQAVTGSIGVTFNPSKKTKLSGLVSSGFRSPNVDDVGKLFELDDETIVVPNPELKPEYSYNQEIGWEQYVNDLISFNIVGYHSFLTNAIVRGASSVAGNERLLFDGAELAIRSQVNASGARLYGGSASIKMEVSPNWSFSSTINMNEGKETETDEPLRHATPIFGRSSVKYKKGGFRSEFFVDYNGARTRSNIPSSEIDDKPHLYTDTGTPAWATLNLRLGYSPSKSITVESGLENILDQHYRPYSSGISAPGRNFYFSLKGSL, encoded by the coding sequence ATGAAGCTGTTGGAAAATATTAGGCGGGGTTGCTTTATCTTTTTTTTATCATTTTTATTCACCCCCATTCAGGCCCAGGTCATCAAGGTCTTTAATGCGACGACAAAAATCCCTGTCAATGATGTCTATGTAGTCAATGAGGAGCGTACCATTGCGGCCTTCTCTAAAAGAAATGGCACCATTGACCTCTCGGAATTTCCGGCTGAATCAAAGTTGGTCGTTCAACATCCCAATTATCAAAAGGTCCAAATTACGCTCGAAGACCTGATCAGCACCACTTCTCTTCCCCTACAAGAAAAAGTACTGGAGTTTGACGAGATGGTTGTTTCCGCGAATAAATGGGAACAAGATGAGCGTAAGGTTCCGAACGATATCATTGCAATCTCCGCAGAAACCAGTCAATTTCAGAATCCTCAAACGGCCGCAGACCTGCTTTCGAACTCGGGACAGGTATTCGTCCAAAAAAGTCAGCTTGGCGGCGGCAGTCCAAAACTTCGTGGGTTTTCGGCCAATGCTGTATTGTTAGTAGTGGACGGTGTACGCCTCAACAACGCTATTTTCCGAAGTGGAAATCTGCAAAATGTAATCAACATCGACCCCAATATTCTTGATCGTACGGAGGTAGTTTTTGGTCCCGGTTCAGTCATGTATGGAAGCGATGCGCTCGGTGGTGTCATGGACTTCCATACCAAATCTCCCAACTGGGCGGCAGATGAAGAAACGCACATTTCGGCGAATGCCATGCTTCGCTATGGTACCGCTGCCAATGAACGTACCGGACACTTCGATATCACCCTGGCTCAGGACGATATTGTCTATTTTGGTTCTTTCTCCCGTACCCTTTTTGGAGACCTGCGCGCCGGTAGTAATCGCTCCAATGGCTACGATGGTTTTTTTGAACGAACACACTACGTCCGAAGAATAGAAGGTGAAGATCGACTCATTGAAAATGACAATCCAGACATCCAGCGATTTTCAGGCTACCATCTGACTAGTCTACTGCAGAAGGTGAAGTGGCGCACTTCGGACAATACGCAGTTGACCTACGGTTTTTATTACAGTACCACAACCGATATTCCCAGATATGACCGGCTTACTATCCCCTTGACTGTTGGAACTGACAGCCTTGAGTATGCGGAATGGTACTATGGCCCACAAACCTGGCAAATGCACAATATCTCATTCAGTGATTTTCAGGAAACCAACTGGTATGATCAGATGCGTATCACCCTCTCCTATCAACGTTATGACGAGAGTCGACATGACCGACGTTTTGGAGATGATCGCCTGAGGAATCGCAAGGAAGAAGTAGATGTGATCACCTTCAATCAGGATTTTGACAAATCATTAAAAAATGGCACGCTGTTTTATGGTGTCGATGCATTCTGGAATGGAGTTGATTCAAGGGCACAACGTCAAAACCTGGTTACTGGTGAAATCACCCCAACAAGCACCCGCTATCCAAGTGAGGGGAGCGTCTATTGGTCTGGTGCGATCTACGGCAATTACCAGTGGGACCTATCACCAAATTGGGTCTTGAGCACAGGCGCACGATATAACCTGGTCCGTTTAACAGGGCGCACTAGTAACGAAGACCTGGCTGTTTTGTTGGCAGAAAATGACGGATCGGGAATTAATAACAACTCAGCAACTGCGGATATGTTTGAACAGGCTGATGTGACCAATCAGGCAGTCACCGGTAGCATTGGTGTGACTTTCAATCCTTCTAAAAAGACTAAATTAAGTGGCCTTGTATCTTCTGGATTTCGGTCACCTAATGTCGATGATGTAGGCAAACTCTTCGAACTGGATGATGAGACGATTGTGGTTCCTAATCCGGAATTGAAACCGGAATATTCCTATAACCAGGAAATAGGCTGGGAACAATACGTCAATGATCTGATCAGCTTTAACATCGTCGGTTATCACAGTTTTCTCACCAACGCGATCGTCAGAGGGGCTTCAAGTGTGGCCGGCAATGAACGGCTTTTGTTTGATGGGGCTGAATTGGCCATTCGATCTCAGGTCAATGCAAGTGGTGCACGACTTTACGGTGGGTCCGCAAGTATCAAAATGGAAGTTTCTCCAAATTGGTCTTTTTCTTCCACGATCAACATGAATGAAGGGAAAGAAACAGAAACAGATGAACCCTTGCGTCATGCTACTCCTATTTTTGGTCGTAGTAGTGTGAAGTACAAAAAGGGTGGCTTCCGATCAGAGTTTTTCGTGGATTACAATGGTGCTCGCACCCGTAGCAACATCCCTTCGAGTGAAATTGATGACAAACCTCATCTCTATACGGACACAGGCACACCTGCCTGGGCTACCTTGAATTTGAGACTGGGTTATTCACCGTCCAAGTCCATCACGGTAGAATCTGGTTTAGAGAACATCCTCGATCAACATTATCGACCTTACTCTTCCGGGATCAGCGCTCCGGGAAGGAACTTCTATTTTTCGTTGAAGGGGAGTTTGTAG
- a CDS encoding RagB/SusD family nutrient uptake outer membrane protein, giving the protein MKKNQYINRMIAALLAVVIVSSCSDELEPEPAQSISENVALSSPENIQAVLIGAYDELGVSDLFGGNTLRNSELLAATDELLWAGTFNAPREMFNKNMNAVNGDAAEVWLEGYETINISNNILSGLDIFTDQADADRVEGEAKFIRAMVYFELVKFFGLPYEAGATNSQLGVPLVTTPTRGITGDNDLDRSSVEQIYAQILSDLNDAVANLPETNDIFASSFAAQALRARVHLQMGNYALALTDADAVIASGNYSLVGAYEDAFNNAANTTEDIFAMQVSSQDGLNSLNTFFATPQFGGRDGDIIVQAAHLALYPAGDDRGAFVYEDGGTFTGKFTNQFAIVPVIRLAEMHLIRAEANVRGGTTTGETPLNDLNTLRTRANAPALTTATLDDVLMERRLELAFEGHRLHDIRRTQANVGTFTYDAPELVFPIPEREINANPNLVQNPGY; this is encoded by the coding sequence ATGAAAAAGAATCAATATATCAATAGAATGATCGCTGCATTATTAGCGGTCGTAATCGTATCTTCTTGTTCCGATGAACTGGAGCCGGAACCCGCGCAATCTATTTCTGAAAATGTGGCTTTGTCCAGCCCTGAGAACATTCAGGCGGTGCTGATAGGCGCATATGATGAACTCGGAGTAAGCGACCTGTTTGGCGGAAACACGCTTCGAAATTCGGAGTTGCTTGCTGCGACAGATGAATTACTGTGGGCAGGAACCTTCAACGCACCTAGGGAAATGTTCAACAAGAACATGAACGCCGTAAATGGAGATGCTGCAGAGGTATGGCTGGAAGGTTATGAAACCATCAACATCAGCAACAACATCCTGAGTGGGTTGGATATCTTCACCGACCAGGCCGATGCAGACCGGGTAGAAGGAGAAGCCAAATTCATCCGGGCCATGGTGTATTTCGAATTGGTGAAGTTTTTTGGTTTACCATACGAAGCAGGTGCAACGAATAGCCAGTTGGGTGTTCCACTGGTGACCACCCCTACCCGTGGAATTACCGGAGACAATGACTTAGACCGCAGCTCTGTGGAGCAGATCTATGCACAAATATTGTCGGATCTGAATGATGCCGTCGCCAATCTACCGGAAACGAATGACATCTTCGCTTCCAGTTTTGCGGCACAGGCACTACGTGCCAGGGTTCACTTGCAAATGGGCAATTATGCACTGGCACTTACTGATGCTGATGCAGTGATTGCTTCTGGCAACTACTCACTCGTAGGTGCTTATGAGGACGCGTTCAATAATGCAGCCAACACCACCGAGGACATCTTTGCCATGCAAGTGAGTTCCCAGGATGGCCTGAATTCGTTGAACACCTTCTTTGCCACACCACAATTCGGCGGCCGGGATGGTGATATCATCGTACAGGCTGCGCACCTGGCACTTTATCCTGCTGGTGATGATCGTGGTGCATTTGTATATGAAGACGGAGGAACATTTACTGGTAAATTCACCAATCAGTTTGCGATTGTACCAGTAATCCGTCTGGCAGAAATGCACCTGATCCGTGCTGAGGCCAACGTCAGAGGAGGTACCACCACTGGAGAAACACCGTTGAATGACCTTAATACACTACGTACCCGAGCCAATGCCCCCGCATTGACCACTGCTACTTTAGATGACGTACTGATGGAACGCAGACTAGAATTAGCCTTTGAAGGCCACCGTTTGCACGATATCCGTAGAACTCAAGCCAATGTGGGAACATTCACTTACGACGCACCCGAGTTGGTATTCCCAATTCCGGAAAGAGAGATCAACGCCAATCCTAACCTGGTGCAAAATCCAGGATACTAG
- a CDS encoding DUF5777 family beta-barrel protein has protein sequence MRIKLFLCFILGAFATQAQDELLDILNSTAPEDKTYAIATFKSTRLINGHSIETRTKQVLEFVISHRFGRLNSGVDELFGLDNASIRFGLEYGITDNLNVGVGRSSFNKVYDGFAKYKLLRQSNSMPVTLTGLATATTQTIDFPNNGADFESKHRWVYTYQVLVARKFNSSFSFQLMPTYMHRNLVPSEEDANDLLALGVGGRVKLNQRLAINAEYYHQLSDKSDQFTNALAIGFDIETGGHVFQLHLTNAQQMNERFIGETTGDFFSGDIHFGFNVSRVFNIGGGH, from the coding sequence ATGAGAATTAAGCTTTTTCTATGCTTTATCCTGGGTGCCTTTGCTACCCAGGCACAGGATGAATTATTAGACATTCTGAATAGTACAGCTCCTGAAGACAAGACCTATGCGATTGCGACGTTTAAAAGTACGCGCTTGATCAATGGTCATTCGATCGAAACAAGGACTAAACAAGTATTGGAATTTGTGATCAGTCACCGATTTGGACGACTCAATTCAGGCGTAGATGAGCTGTTCGGGCTAGATAACGCGTCGATTCGATTCGGATTAGAGTATGGGATCACTGACAACCTCAATGTTGGGGTAGGTCGATCTTCCTTCAATAAAGTTTATGATGGCTTTGCTAAGTATAAATTGTTGAGACAATCGAACAGCATGCCAGTAACATTAACAGGATTGGCAACTGCGACTACTCAAACCATTGATTTTCCGAACAATGGGGCAGATTTTGAGTCTAAGCATCGATGGGTTTATACTTATCAGGTCCTGGTGGCCAGGAAGTTTAATTCCAGCTTCTCCTTTCAACTGATGCCTACTTATATGCACCGGAACCTGGTGCCATCAGAAGAGGATGCCAATGATCTGTTGGCTTTGGGTGTTGGCGGTAGAGTGAAACTTAACCAACGATTAGCGATCAACGCAGAATATTACCACCAACTATCTGACAAGAGCGATCAATTCACCAATGCCCTGGCCATTGGATTTGATATTGAGACGGGTGGTCACGTGTTTCAATTGCATTTGACCAATGCCCAGCAGATGAATGAGCGATTCATTGGTGAAACCACGGGAGATTTCTTTAGCGGAGACATTCACTTTGGATTTAATGTATCTCGGGTCTTCAATATAGGAGGAGGACATTAA
- a CDS encoding alpha/beta hydrolase, whose protein sequence is MPIISSTQYVKRPWFLFNKHMETVVPSMFYKIEGVDYQRERLELEDGDFLDLDWLGTDKDKLVIITHGLEGNSERHYVMRPAKLFAENGWSAMAWNCRSCSGEMNRLPRFYHHGDTDDLASVVDHAVTKGFNTIVLMGLSMGGSMSLKYLGESRNRPDAIKGAATFSVPCNLKDSAVQLKVKGNGLYENRFLNKLKKKIFLKAETHEGLDTEGLEAMTDFDEFHKKYTVPLHGFESLEDFFQQATCDRYLPEVKYPVLIGNAANDPLLGGGCYPIDIAKQSEYVYLEMPKFGGHVGFTIKGDPYSWMDYRALEFVQKQVFPS, encoded by the coding sequence ATGCCAATCATTTCCTCAACTCAATACGTCAAGCGCCCCTGGTTTCTATTCAATAAGCACATGGAAACGGTCGTTCCTTCCATGTTTTACAAGATAGAAGGAGTTGATTATCAGCGAGAAAGACTTGAATTGGAAGATGGTGATTTCCTGGATTTGGATTGGCTCGGAACGGATAAGGATAAGTTAGTCATCATTACCCATGGTCTGGAAGGCAACTCCGAAAGGCACTATGTAATGAGGCCCGCCAAGCTATTTGCGGAAAATGGCTGGAGTGCGATGGCCTGGAATTGCCGGAGCTGCAGTGGCGAAATGAATCGATTGCCCCGGTTTTATCATCATGGTGATACTGATGACCTGGCCTCCGTGGTGGATCATGCCGTTACGAAAGGATTCAATACCATCGTGTTGATGGGGCTCTCAATGGGAGGGAGCATGTCCTTGAAGTACCTGGGTGAGTCGCGAAACAGGCCAGACGCCATCAAAGGAGCGGCAACATTCTCCGTACCCTGCAACCTGAAAGACAGTGCCGTCCAACTCAAAGTGAAAGGGAATGGCCTGTACGAAAATCGATTCCTGAATAAACTCAAAAAGAAGATCTTCCTAAAGGCGGAAACCCACGAAGGACTGGATACGGAAGGGCTGGAAGCCATGACGGATTTTGATGAATTCCATAAAAAGTACACAGTGCCCCTCCACGGATTTGAAAGCCTTGAGGACTTTTTCCAACAAGCCACCTGCGATCGGTACCTCCCTGAGGTCAAGTACCCCGTCTTGATCGGTAACGCTGCAAATGATCCCTTACTCGGAGGAGGGTGCTATCCCATTGACATTGCGAAACAATCCGAATACGTTTACTTAGAAATGCCCAAATTCGGAGGTCACGTTGGCTTCACCATCAAAGGCGACCCCTACAGCTGGATGGATTATCGAGCGTTGGAGTTTGTTCAGAAGCAAGTATTCCCCTCTTGA